From the genome of Haloarcula limicola, one region includes:
- the ilvD gene encoding dihydroxy-acid dehydratase, with the protein MSQQERRERPEKDPDLRSNEVTEGVEKAPHRAMFRAMGYDDEDLASPMVGVANPAADITPCNVHLDDVADAAYEGIDDAGGMPIEFGTITISDAISMGTEGMKASLISREVIADSVELVSFGERMDGLVTIGGCDKNMPGMMMASIRTDLPSVFLYGGSIMPGEHDGREITIQNVFEGVGAVADGEMSEEELDEMERHACPGAGSCGGMFTANTMASISEALGFAPLGSASPPAEHESRYDVARDSGELVLDVVENDRKPSDFLTLESFENAIALQVAVGGSTNAVLHLLALAAEAGVDLDIEQFNEISARTPKIADLQPGGSRVMNDLHEVGGVPVVLKALADAGLLHGDALTVTGNTVSEELEALDPPAIEDLDADFLNTVEDPIHERGAIRILSGNLAPDGAVIKITGEDHLHHEGPVRVFEEESGAMEYVQEGNVESGDAIVIRNEGPRGGPGMREMLGVTSAVAGQGHSEDVALLTDGRFSGATRGFSIGHIAPEAYVGGPVAALEDGDTITIDIDDLELSVDLTDEELEERLADRDTPEPNYANGVLAKYHRDFGSAANGAVTNPGAKWE; encoded by the coding sequence ATGAGTCAGCAGGAACGCCGCGAGCGTCCGGAGAAGGACCCGGACCTCCGGAGCAACGAAGTCACCGAGGGCGTCGAGAAGGCCCCCCACCGCGCGATGTTCCGCGCGATGGGCTACGACGACGAGGACCTCGCCTCGCCGATGGTCGGCGTCGCAAACCCGGCGGCCGACATCACGCCGTGTAACGTCCACCTGGACGACGTGGCCGACGCCGCCTACGAGGGCATCGACGACGCCGGCGGGATGCCGATCGAGTTCGGCACCATCACCATCTCCGACGCCATCTCGATGGGGACCGAGGGGATGAAAGCCTCGCTTATCTCCCGGGAGGTCATCGCCGACTCCGTCGAACTCGTCTCCTTCGGCGAGCGCATGGACGGGCTGGTCACCATCGGCGGCTGCGACAAGAACATGCCCGGGATGATGATGGCCTCCATCCGCACCGACCTCCCGAGCGTCTTCCTCTACGGCGGGTCCATCATGCCCGGCGAGCACGACGGCCGCGAGATCACCATCCAGAACGTCTTCGAGGGCGTCGGGGCCGTCGCCGACGGCGAGATGAGCGAGGAGGAACTCGACGAGATGGAGCGCCACGCCTGCCCCGGCGCGGGCTCCTGCGGCGGGATGTTCACCGCCAACACGATGGCCTCCATCTCCGAGGCGCTCGGGTTCGCACCCCTCGGAAGCGCCTCCCCGCCCGCGGAACACGAGTCGCGCTACGACGTGGCTCGCGACAGCGGCGAACTCGTCCTGGACGTGGTCGAGAACGACCGCAAACCCTCCGACTTCCTCACGCTGGAGAGCTTCGAGAACGCCATCGCGCTGCAGGTCGCCGTCGGCGGGTCGACCAACGCCGTCCTCCACCTGCTCGCGCTGGCCGCCGAGGCCGGCGTCGACCTCGACATCGAGCAGTTCAACGAGATCAGCGCCCGGACGCCCAAGATCGCCGACCTCCAGCCCGGCGGCAGCCGCGTGATGAACGACCTCCACGAGGTCGGCGGCGTCCCAGTCGTCCTGAAGGCCCTCGCCGACGCCGGTCTGCTCCACGGCGACGCGCTGACGGTGACGGGCAACACCGTCTCCGAGGAACTCGAAGCGCTCGACCCGCCGGCCATCGAGGACCTCGACGCGGACTTCCTGAACACGGTCGAGGACCCCATCCACGAGCGCGGGGCCATCCGCATCCTCTCGGGCAACCTCGCGCCCGACGGCGCGGTCATCAAGATCACCGGCGAGGACCACCTCCACCACGAGGGGCCGGTCCGCGTCTTCGAGGAGGAGTCCGGCGCGATGGAGTACGTCCAGGAGGGCAACGTCGAGAGCGGCGACGCCATCGTCATCCGCAACGAGGGGCCCCGCGGCGGTCCCGGCATGCGCGAGATGCTCGGCGTCACGAGCGCCGTCGCCGGCCAGGGCCACTCCGAGGACGTGGCGCTGCTCACCGACGGCCGCTTCTCCGGTGCGACCCGCGGCTTCTCGATCGGCCACATCGCCCCCGAGGCCTACGTCGGCGGCCCCGTCGCCGCGCTGGAGGACGGCGACACCATCACCATCGACATCGACGACCTCGAACTCTCGGTGGACCTCACCGACGAGGAACTCGAAGAACGACTGGCCGACCGGGACACCCCGGAACCGAACTACGCGAACGGCGTGCTGGCGAAGTACCACCGCGACTTCGGATCGGCGGCCAACGGCGCGGTGACGAACCCCGGCGCGAAGTGGGAGTGA
- a CDS encoding RAD55 family ATPase: MKRIPFGIRQLDAVVNGGAPAGSVVLLSGEGGAGTREFMHTSAVINGLAEEDGDLFDLHYGSLSADAVLPESVHYVSFTASGGQLEAEMRLAMDEELLEAGLAGVEFHDLSERYFHVSPVPREWYAEETPTIKDLRARHERDDLLGALGEKLGDVAPGNLVLIDSLSDLINGLGRDIDWTDITYLVSGLQRAAHEWGGLILLHLNSETLSDVREGQLSDAAHGTMEFSWESGGSTRARTLVVKQFRGVLSQIEAENIVQFETEIGDAGFDISDVRKIR, translated from the coding sequence ATGAAGCGAATCCCGTTCGGCATCAGGCAACTGGACGCCGTCGTCAACGGCGGCGCGCCGGCCGGCAGCGTCGTCTTGCTCTCGGGGGAGGGCGGAGCCGGCACGCGGGAGTTCATGCACACGAGCGCGGTCATCAACGGATTGGCCGAGGAAGACGGCGACCTCTTCGACCTCCACTACGGGTCGCTGTCGGCCGATGCCGTCCTCCCGGAGTCCGTCCACTACGTCTCCTTCACCGCGAGCGGCGGGCAACTCGAAGCCGAGATGCGGCTGGCGATGGACGAGGAGCTGCTGGAGGCCGGCCTCGCGGGAGTGGAGTTTCACGACCTCTCCGAGCGGTACTTCCACGTGAGCCCGGTACCCAGAGAGTGGTACGCCGAGGAGACGCCGACGATCAAGGACCTGCGGGCGCGCCACGAACGCGACGACCTGTTGGGGGCGCTGGGCGAGAAGCTCGGCGACGTCGCGCCCGGCAATCTGGTCCTCATCGACTCGCTGTCGGACCTCATCAACGGACTCGGTCGGGACATCGACTGGACGGACATCACGTACCTCGTCTCCGGCCTCCAGAGAGCGGCCCACGAGTGGGGCGGGCTCATCCTCTTACACCTCAACAGCGAGACGCTCTCGGACGTGCGCGAGGGGCAGTTGAGCGACGCCGCCCACGGGACGATGGAGTTCTCCTGGGAATCGGGGGGGTCCACCCGCGCCCGGACGCTCGTCGTCAAGCAGTTCCGCGGCGTCCTCTCCCAGATAGAGGCGGAGAACATCGTCCAGTTCGAGACCGAGATCGGCGACGCCGGCTTCGACATCAGCGACGTGCGCAAGATCCGCTGA
- a CDS encoding prenyltransferase: MTLATDRLAAIAPSAETRLGYLLRLSRPRFWLYQGGPVVVAVTYAAAGPGELFSPLAVALFLYFTLPANVFLYGVNDVFDRDVDEHNPKKDEGREVSYRGDSVVLGTIVGSGLLAAAFLPWLPTLGVLALLAWAFLSVEYSAPPLRFKTTPFLDSLSNGLYILPGVVAYAAVAGVAPPVSAVAGAWLWTMGMHTFSAIPDIEPDREAGIRTTATYLGASRTYYYCAACWLAAAAAFALTHWAFGALLLVYPVLVFGVLAAGVDVEAAYWWYPAVNTLVGMAFTLLGLWVMLYG, from the coding sequence ATGACACTCGCCACCGACCGTCTCGCCGCGATCGCCCCCTCCGCCGAGACGCGTCTGGGCTACCTCCTGCGCCTCTCGCGGCCGCGGTTCTGGCTCTATCAGGGCGGTCCCGTCGTCGTCGCCGTGACCTACGCCGCCGCCGGTCCCGGCGAACTGTTCTCGCCGCTGGCCGTCGCGCTGTTCCTCTACTTCACGCTCCCGGCGAACGTCTTCCTCTACGGCGTCAACGACGTCTTCGACCGGGACGTGGACGAGCACAACCCGAAGAAAGACGAGGGCCGCGAGGTCAGCTATCGGGGCGACTCGGTGGTCCTCGGGACGATCGTCGGCTCGGGGCTGCTCGCGGCCGCGTTCCTCCCGTGGCTCCCGACGCTCGGCGTCCTCGCGCTGCTCGCGTGGGCGTTCCTCTCCGTCGAGTACTCCGCGCCGCCGCTGCGGTTCAAGACGACGCCGTTTCTGGACTCGCTCTCGAACGGCCTCTACATCCTCCCCGGGGTCGTCGCCTACGCCGCCGTCGCGGGCGTCGCGCCCCCGGTGAGCGCCGTCGCCGGGGCGTGGCTCTGGACGATGGGGATGCACACGTTCTCGGCGATCCCCGACATCGAACCCGACCGCGAGGCGGGCATCCGGACGACGGCGACGTATCTGGGCGCGTCGAGGACCTACTACTACTGCGCGGCGTGCTGGCTCGCGGCCGCCGCGGCGTTCGCGCTCACGCACTGGGCCTTCGGCGCGCTCTTACTCGTCTACCCGGTGCTCGTCTTCGGCGTCCTCGCCGCCGGCGTCGACGTCGAGGCGGCGTACTGGTGGTATCCGGCGGTCAACACGCTCGTCGGGATGGCGTTCACGCTCCTCGGCCTGTGGGTGATGCTGTATGGCTGA
- the crtD gene encoding carotenoid 3,4-desaturase has translation MSDLSGEEIVVVGGGFGGLSAACYLADAGADVRVLEKNEQLGGRASRLEADGFEFDMGPSWYLMPDVFERFFAYFGREPSDFYDLERLDPHYRVFFKDGDRLDVTGNNAEMRRKFEAYEPGAAEAFDDYLATSERHYETAMKKFVYEDRSRLRDWIDLDVLTAAPIGLQLLGSMQGHVEDYFEHPKLQQIMQYTLVFLGGSPKNTPALYNMMSHVDFNLGVYYPEDGINSVVEALVELGEGLGVTYETDAEVEEISRRKEGFLVETVHGETRNPDEVVVNADYAHAERELLPDHERQYDDGYWDDRTYAPSAFLMYMGVEGDVEPLAHHTLVLPTDWEPHFDDIFEEADWPDDPAYYLCVPSKTDDSVAPEGHSNLFVLVPVAPGLHDGDAVREEYREKILADIAENTGVDLRDRIVYEKQFAVSDFGERYNATEGTALGLAHTLRQTALLRPNNRSSAVDGLYFTGSFTTPGIGMPMCLISGQNTAERLISDHE, from the coding sequence ATGAGTGACCTGTCTGGTGAGGAGATAGTCGTCGTCGGCGGCGGGTTCGGCGGCCTCTCGGCGGCCTGTTATCTCGCTGACGCCGGTGCGGACGTACGAGTCCTGGAGAAAAACGAGCAGTTGGGCGGCCGGGCCTCCCGGCTGGAGGCGGACGGCTTCGAGTTCGACATGGGACCGTCGTGGTACCTGATGCCCGACGTGTTCGAGCGCTTTTTCGCGTACTTCGGGCGGGAGCCGAGCGACTTCTACGACCTCGAACGCTTAGACCCCCACTACCGGGTCTTCTTCAAGGACGGCGACCGACTGGACGTGACCGGGAACAACGCCGAGATGCGCCGGAAGTTCGAGGCGTACGAACCCGGCGCGGCCGAGGCGTTCGACGACTACCTCGCCACCAGCGAACGCCACTACGAGACGGCGATGAAGAAGTTCGTCTACGAGGACCGCTCGCGCCTGCGGGACTGGATCGACCTGGACGTGCTGACCGCTGCCCCCATCGGCCTGCAACTGCTGGGGTCGATGCAGGGCCACGTCGAGGACTACTTCGAACACCCGAAGCTCCAGCAGATCATGCAGTACACGCTCGTCTTCCTCGGTGGGTCGCCGAAGAACACGCCGGCGCTGTACAACATGATGAGTCACGTCGACTTCAACCTCGGCGTGTACTACCCGGAGGACGGGATCAATTCGGTGGTCGAGGCGCTCGTCGAACTCGGCGAGGGACTGGGCGTCACCTACGAGACGGACGCAGAAGTCGAAGAGATCTCGCGCCGAAAGGAGGGCTTTCTGGTCGAGACGGTCCACGGCGAGACGCGCAACCCCGACGAGGTGGTCGTCAACGCCGACTACGCCCACGCCGAGCGCGAACTGCTGCCCGACCACGAGCGTCAGTACGACGACGGCTACTGGGACGACCGGACCTACGCGCCCTCCGCCTTCCTCATGTACATGGGCGTCGAGGGCGACGTAGAGCCGCTCGCTCACCACACGCTCGTCCTGCCGACCGACTGGGAACCGCACTTCGACGACATCTTCGAGGAGGCCGACTGGCCCGACGACCCGGCGTACTACCTCTGTGTCCCTTCGAAGACTGACGACAGCGTCGCACCCGAGGGCCACTCGAATCTCTTCGTCCTCGTCCCCGTCGCACCCGGCCTCCACGACGGCGACGCCGTCCGGGAGGAGTACCGCGAGAAGATCCTCGCCGACATCGCCGAGAACACCGGTGTGGACCTCCGGGACCGCATCGTCTACGAGAAGCAGTTCGCCGTCTCCGACTTCGGCGAGCGGTACAACGCCACCGAGGGGACCGCGCTGGGACTCGCCCACACGCTCCGGCAGACCGCGCTGCTGCGCCCGAACAACCGCTCGTCGGCCGTTGACGGCCTCTACTTCACGGGCTCCTTCACGACGCCCGGCATCGGGATGCCGATGTGTCTCATCAGCGGCCAGAACACGGCCGAGCGGCTCATCAGCGACCACGAATGA
- a CDS encoding transcription factor S, with protein MQFCDDCGSMMHADGGEMVCQSCGARVAKDEDRAADFVTTDEQSDDDVIETEEGANFEGKPTAGDVTCDECGHGEAWYTIKQTGSADEPPTRFFKCQECGHRWREYS; from the coding sequence ATGCAGTTCTGCGACGACTGCGGTTCGATGATGCACGCGGACGGCGGCGAGATGGTCTGTCAGTCCTGCGGCGCGCGCGTCGCCAAGGACGAGGACCGTGCCGCCGACTTCGTCACCACGGACGAACAGAGCGACGACGACGTCATCGAGACCGAGGAAGGGGCGAACTTCGAGGGGAAACCCACCGCCGGGGACGTGACCTGCGACGAGTGCGGCCACGGGGAGGCGTGGTACACCATCAAACAGACCGGGTCGGCCGACGAACCGCCGACGCGCTTCTTCAAGTGCCAGGAGTGCGGCCACCGCTGGCGGGAGTACAGCTGA
- a CDS encoding type II toxin-antitoxin system VapC family toxin, which translates to MIVLDRDILVKLVESNQEVIRHLKQYRTEEWTIPSLVAWESYKAQDSRQEMRQAQTRLQSDFDRIIDFSDDTALEAAYLDERLTSQSVSLDPVDLLNLATAYEEGGTFVTHNERDFDKAPLLELADIDVVHTS; encoded by the coding sequence ATGATTGTTCTTGACCGGGATATACTCGTCAAGCTCGTCGAATCGAATCAAGAGGTGATTCGACACCTGAAACAGTATCGCACCGAGGAGTGGACTATCCCGTCACTAGTTGCTTGGGAATCGTACAAGGCTCAAGACTCTCGACAAGAGATGAGGCAGGCACAGACGCGCTTGCAGTCGGATTTCGACCGAATCATTGATTTCTCCGACGACACAGCACTGGAAGCAGCCTATCTCGACGAACGCCTCACTTCGCAGAGTGTCTCACTCGATCCCGTAGATCTGCTGAATCTGGCGACGGCCTACGAGGAAGGCGGGACGTTCGTTACCCACAACGAGCGAGACTTCGACAAAGCGCCCCTACTCGAACTCGCGGACATAGACGTCGTGCACACTAGTTGA
- a CDS encoding DUF7557 family protein encodes MSTIRVTDDVKERLRDLKRDDESFNDLLDRLSRSEKDVEQIAESLSELGEENFGERTKEAHEELNESLERRRE; translated from the coding sequence ATGAGCACGATACGAGTCACCGACGACGTAAAAGAGCGGCTACGGGACCTGAAACGGGACGACGAGAGTTTTAACGACCTACTGGACCGCCTCAGTCGAAGTGAGAAGGACGTCGAACAGATAGCAGAATCACTTAGCGAACTCGGTGAGGAGAACTTCGGTGAGCGGACGAAAGAGGCACACGAGGAGCTGAACGAGTCGCTGGAGCGACGTAGAGAATGA
- a CDS encoding ZIP family metal transporter: protein MPINEGGSFNNSGRPSILGVLGVLGLLVLSAVAVTGGAQKVLVISWVAFVAMALGAWLGTRATQTSPHRLVWGYGLASGAMVTSAAMFLVPQAMGLGTAAGTPRIGGIGIALGIVAGYGAHTIGHRLTHLDTAFDTTTAAIAAHALSAGLVIGLVYASMPTLGLLLGLAIVSHKGPAGYAAARRLRRDGKSATALLLPAAGVGLTAIPSALLTLPETPVVRAVVFGFAAGIFLHVAMDFLPNCEAGSEIDEVCSLHERSHDLLDELRSHAVGSTVAGAALVVLAWIAVAP, encoded by the coding sequence ATGCCTATTAACGAAGGCGGGAGTTTTAATAATAGTGGTCGCCCCTCGATACTCGGCGTTCTCGGCGTTCTCGGCCTGCTCGTGCTGTCGGCCGTGGCAGTCACCGGCGGGGCGCAGAAGGTGCTCGTCATCTCGTGGGTCGCGTTCGTGGCGATGGCCCTCGGCGCGTGGTTGGGGACCCGCGCCACACAGACGAGTCCCCACCGCCTCGTCTGGGGCTACGGGTTGGCGAGCGGCGCGATGGTCACCTCGGCGGCGATGTTCCTCGTCCCGCAGGCGATGGGACTCGGGACGGCCGCGGGGACGCCGCGCATCGGCGGCATCGGCATCGCGCTCGGCATCGTCGCCGGTTACGGCGCCCATACGATCGGTCACCGGTTGACGCACCTCGACACCGCCTTCGACACGACGACGGCCGCCATCGCCGCGCACGCGCTCTCGGCCGGCCTCGTCATCGGCCTCGTCTACGCCTCGATGCCGACGCTCGGCTTGCTGCTGGGTCTGGCCATCGTCTCGCACAAGGGACCGGCCGGGTACGCCGCCGCGCGCCGGCTCCGCCGCGACGGCAAATCGGCGACGGCGCTGTTGCTCCCGGCGGCCGGCGTCGGACTCACGGCCATCCCGTCGGCCCTGTTGACGCTCCCGGAGACGCCGGTCGTCAGGGCCGTCGTCTTCGGCTTCGCCGCCGGCATCTTCCTCCACGTCGCGATGGACTTCCTCCCCAACTGCGAGGCCGGCAGCGAGATCGACGAGGTCTGCTCGCTCCACGAACGCTCCCACGACCTCCTAGACGAACTCCGCAGCCACGCCGTCGGGTCGACGGTGGCCGGCGCGGCGCTGGTCGTCCTCGCGTGGATCGCGGTCGCGCCGTGA
- a CDS encoding response regulator, translated as MSRVVADGGSCIRDRARQDGGSEPTVLVVDDEQPLADAYERWIRDTCSTRVAYDGKEAVELLDESVDLALLDRQMPGCSGDEVAKTIRQKDIDCRIAMLSALEPDEELLDVYYDTYRMKPLTSPEELHELFETLQRRATYDPEERRLVAIVTKKRDVEQSVDESTLRQSTRYSELTDELDALRRDLSRAEELLEKEGFSEHV; from the coding sequence ATGAGTCGAGTCGTGGCCGACGGTGGATCCTGTATTCGAGACCGCGCGAGACAGGACGGAGGCTCCGAACCGACGGTGCTGGTCGTCGACGACGAACAGCCGCTCGCCGACGCCTACGAGCGGTGGATTCGCGATACGTGCTCGACTCGCGTCGCCTATGACGGCAAAGAAGCGGTGGAGTTGCTCGACGAGTCAGTCGACCTCGCCCTGCTGGACCGCCAGATGCCGGGTTGTTCCGGCGACGAGGTGGCCAAGACGATTCGGCAGAAAGACATCGACTGTCGCATCGCCATGCTGTCGGCGCTCGAACCCGACGAGGAGCTGCTCGACGTCTACTACGACACGTACCGGATGAAACCGCTGACGAGTCCCGAGGAGTTACACGAGCTCTTCGAGACGTTACAGCGGCGCGCGACGTACGACCCCGAGGAGCGTCGGTTGGTAGCGATAGTGACGAAAAAGCGCGACGTCGAGCAGAGCGTCGACGAGTCGACGCTACGGCAGTCGACCCGATACAGCGAACTGACCGACGAGCTAGACGCCCTCCGTCGTGACCTCTCGCGGGCCGAAGAGCTACTCGAAAAGGAAGGTTTCTCCGAACACGTCTGA
- a CDS encoding SDR family NAD(P)-dependent oxidoreductase: MNDATVVVTGASRGIGRAVARAVAAAGGHAVVCARDADELDAVADDIDADGGQVTAMRADVRDEFDVERLVERAARVGGGIDGVVANAAVYHGDAGETPLPEESYAAFDDHLRTNARGVFATIREAVPHLAPDARVVVPTGAVAGRGMSGYGSYAVSKAAAEAVARGFAADLDTVVGALDPGQVATELSGGSGRDPAAVAEMVLWALTDAAESALDGAVIDWGDYRDATR, encoded by the coding sequence ATGAACGACGCGACGGTGGTCGTGACCGGAGCGAGTCGCGGAATCGGGAGAGCGGTCGCACGCGCGGTCGCGGCCGCGGGCGGCCACGCCGTCGTCTGTGCCCGCGACGCCGACGAACTGGACGCGGTGGCCGACGATATCGACGCCGACGGCGGGCAGGTGACCGCGATGCGGGCCGACGTGCGAGACGAGTTCGACGTCGAGCGACTGGTAGAACGGGCGGCGCGAGTCGGCGGGGGAATCGACGGCGTGGTCGCCAACGCGGCCGTCTATCACGGTGACGCGGGGGAGACGCCGCTCCCCGAGGAGTCGTACGCGGCCTTCGACGACCACCTGCGGACGAACGCGCGCGGCGTGTTCGCGACGATACGCGAGGCGGTTCCGCATCTCGCGCCCGACGCGCGCGTCGTCGTGCCGACCGGTGCCGTCGCCGGACGGGGAATGTCCGGCTACGGGTCCTACGCCGTCTCGAAGGCCGCGGCGGAGGCCGTCGCTCGCGGTTTCGCGGCCGACCTCGACACGGTGGTGGGCGCGCTCGACCCCGGCCAGGTGGCGACCGAGCTCTCGGGAGGTAGCGGCCGCGACCCCGCCGCCGTCGCCGAGATGGTCCTGTGGGCGCTCACCGACGCCGCCGAATCGGCCCTCGACGGCGCCGTCATCGACTGGGGCGACTATCGAGACGCGACGCGGTGA
- the cruF gene encoding bisanhydrobacterioruberin hydratase, whose protein sequence is MAEWCERWTTWVSSADRQTATARLDALVREHRFTIAVVFPLVGALTLLASSEGVLPPPFAYNPLFVLFGTMVMRLPLAAGVFPLLDRRATAALVALTAYSYGIELVGVRTGWPYGEFSYGVELGPMLFGEVPLGLPVFFFPLVLNAYLLVLLLLGRRAESALPRLLATLAVVLLVDLVLDPGAVAIGFWEYDVGQFYGVPWSNYEGWVLSGTVAVLLFDWGFDRGGLRRRLETCEFMLDDLVSFVVLWGGINLFYANWVPVGLAALLGAGLLWTDRFDFDLSETRVGRAVWR, encoded by the coding sequence ATGGCTGAGTGGTGCGAGCGGTGGACGACGTGGGTCTCGTCGGCCGACCGACAGACCGCGACCGCGCGGCTCGACGCGCTCGTCCGGGAACACCGATTCACCATCGCCGTCGTCTTTCCGCTGGTCGGAGCGCTGACGCTGCTGGCCAGTTCCGAGGGGGTGCTCCCGCCGCCGTTCGCGTACAACCCGCTCTTCGTCCTCTTCGGGACGATGGTGATGCGCCTGCCGCTGGCCGCCGGCGTCTTCCCGCTGCTCGACCGCCGTGCAACGGCTGCGCTGGTCGCGCTGACGGCGTACTCCTACGGCATCGAACTGGTCGGCGTCAGGACCGGCTGGCCCTACGGCGAGTTCAGCTACGGCGTCGAACTGGGACCGATGCTGTTCGGCGAGGTGCCGCTGGGCCTGCCGGTGTTCTTCTTCCCGCTGGTGTTGAACGCCTATCTGCTCGTCCTCCTCCTGCTCGGTCGGCGGGCCGAATCCGCGCTCCCGCGGCTGCTGGCGACGCTCGCCGTTGTCCTGCTGGTGGACCTCGTGCTGGACCCCGGGGCGGTCGCCATCGGCTTCTGGGAGTACGACGTCGGGCAGTTCTACGGCGTCCCGTGGTCGAACTACGAGGGGTGGGTGCTCTCGGGGACCGTCGCCGTCCTGCTGTTCGACTGGGGCTTCGACCGGGGCGGCCTCCGTCGCCGCCTCGAAACCTGCGAGTTCATGCTCGACGATCTGGTGAGCTTCGTCGTCCTCTGGGGCGGCATCAATCTCTTCTACGCGAACTGGGTGCCGGTCGGGTTGGCGGCGCTGCTGGGCGCGGGCCTGCTGTGGACCGACCGCTTCGACTTCGACCTCTCGGAGACGCGCGTGGGGCGGGCCGTCTGGCGGTGA
- a CDS encoding DUF7344 domain-containing protein encodes MSQLLDVLSDSIRREIVHFFENYADSRTVSFDELVSHIESRMPEKGKEELAVGLVHTHLPKLDHAGWLDHDYRTDEIRYHGHENAEEWLRDLCDVFSDRPGRGSGGAVQ; translated from the coding sequence GTGAGCCAACTACTGGACGTCTTGAGCGACAGTATCCGCCGTGAAATCGTCCACTTCTTCGAGAACTACGCCGACTCGCGGACCGTCTCTTTCGACGAACTCGTCTCGCATATCGAGAGTCGAATGCCCGAAAAGGGAAAGGAGGAGCTCGCGGTAGGACTCGTCCACACGCACCTCCCGAAACTGGATCACGCGGGCTGGCTGGACCACGACTATCGGACGGACGAAATCCGGTATCACGGCCACGAAAACGCCGAGGAGTGGCTCCGGGACCTCTGCGACGTCTTCTCGGACCGACCCGGTCGCGGTTCCGGTGGAGCCGTCCAGTGA
- a CDS encoding beta-ribofuranosylaminobenzene 5'-phosphate synthase family protein: MATVTTAARLHFGFQNLSLAHDRLYGGVGLALDEPRLVVTAEAAEVIACDDAAVEPYARRVVEALDVPGARVAVEERFPRHVGLGSGTQLALAVLVAVARAHDLTADARTVAPRLGRGGRSGIGVATFENGGFVVDGGHPTERFTAQPPAEGDWDVPPILARHDVPAHWRFLVVVPDTDPGQSGSEEDRSMRQAIERADPGIADEISTLLTRRLLPAIATRDRRRFGAAAARLGRLNGAWYADEQGGVYRPPAGTIVESLSDAPTVTGAGQSSWGPTVWGLTDADGAAAAREAGADALDAAGVDGDVYLVAPRNTGAKLAEGE; this comes from the coding sequence ATGGCGACGGTCACGACCGCGGCGCGACTCCACTTCGGCTTTCAGAACCTCTCGCTCGCCCACGACCGCCTCTACGGCGGTGTCGGGCTCGCACTCGACGAGCCGCGGCTCGTCGTCACCGCCGAGGCGGCCGAGGTGATAGCGTGCGACGACGCGGCCGTCGAACCCTACGCCCGCCGCGTCGTCGAGGCGCTGGACGTGCCCGGGGCGCGGGTCGCCGTCGAGGAGCGATTTCCCCGCCACGTCGGGCTCGGGAGCGGGACCCAGTTGGCGCTCGCGGTCCTCGTCGCCGTGGCGCGAGCGCACGACCTGACCGCGGACGCGCGGACCGTCGCACCGCGACTCGGACGGGGCGGGCGCAGCGGGATCGGCGTCGCCACGTTCGAAAACGGCGGGTTCGTCGTCGACGGCGGCCACCCGACCGAGCGCTTTACCGCCCAACCGCCAGCCGAGGGCGACTGGGACGTGCCGCCGATATTGGCCCGTCACGACGTGCCGGCTCACTGGCGGTTCCTCGTCGTCGTCCCGGACACCGACCCCGGACAGAGCGGGAGCGAGGAGGACCGGAGCATGCGACAGGCCATCGAGCGGGCCGACCCCGGCATCGCCGACGAGATCTCGACCCTGCTCACCCGCCGGCTCCTCCCGGCCATCGCCACGCGGGACCGCCGCCGGTTCGGCGCGGCCGCCGCTCGACTCGGCCGACTTAACGGCGCGTGGTACGCCGACGAACAGGGCGGCGTCTATCGTCCGCCAGCGGGCACCATCGTCGAGTCCCTCTCTGACGCCCCGACGGTGACCGGCGCGGGCCAGTCCTCGTGGGGGCCGACCGTCTGGGGACTGACGGACGCCGACGGCGCGGCGGCGGCGCGAGAGGCCGGTGCGGACGCACTTGACGCCGCCGGCGTCGACGGTGACGTGTACCTGGTCGCCCCGCGGAACACGGGCGCGAAGTTGGCCGAGGGGGAGTAG